A window from Salvia miltiorrhiza cultivar Shanhuang (shh) chromosome 2, IMPLAD_Smil_shh, whole genome shotgun sequence encodes these proteins:
- the LOC131008674 gene encoding serine/threonine-protein kinase BLUS1-like isoform X2 → MSQEPAKKFPLDAKDYELYEEVGEGVSATVYRALCIPLNEVVAIKVLDLEKCNNDLDGIRREVQTMILIDHPNLLRAHCSFTAGHNLWVVMPYMAGGSCLHIMKSSYPEGFEEPVIATLLRETLRALVYLHSHGHIHRDVKAGNILLDSNGAVKLGDYGVSACMYDTGDRQRTRNTFVGTPCWMAPEVMQQLHGYDFKADIWSFGITALELAHGHAPFSKYPPMKVLLMTLQNAPPGLDYERDKRFSKSFKEMVAACLVKDPKKRPTSEKLLRHPFFKHARSIDYLERGILAGMPPLGERFRILKAKEADMLVQNKALYEDKEHLSQQEYIRGISAWNFNLDDLKNQAALIPDDCISNSEDASISGKHADAQESLFSEKDNDSKAASHFEDELNDLPNMEDSLAAFPMKPLQALKGCFDVCEDDIAAGSPTSRDSVPSDSEQQNQQQSSISAVDREAGANDGVDSSHSSIAGRRKFSSGSLLQEYVLSPKKLIGNGDREHLQPRYQVERNYSGPLQHRHKKDFCIPNAGDDASEGAVVERRGRFKVTSADVSPKGSMNLLSPVSCGSTSPTMPSHSSALVLPSLQFILHQNTAQRDEILKLMKMLEQPSGNGAELTEAGTLSPINPTVKERELQSQIIQLQQSIGSVVEELQRVKAKNSQLERKLNAVLKQDDKIR, encoded by the exons ATGTCACAAGAACCAGCTAAAAAGTTTCCTCTTGATGCTAAAGATTATGAGTTATATGAGGAAGTTGGAGAGGGTGTCAGTGCTACTGTATATAGAGCTCTTTGTATTCCACTTAATGAGGTTGTTGCAATAAAGGTTCTTGATCTTGAGAAGTGCAACAATGACTTG GATGGCATTCGGCGAGAGGTTCAAACCATGATTCTGATTGACCATCCAAATCTCTTGCGGGCTCACTGCTCATTCACCGCTGGTCATAATCTATGGGTTGTAATGCCTTACATGGCAGGTGGATCTTGCCTACACATTATGAAATCATCTTATCCGGAAGGCTTTGAGGAACCTGTTATTGCTACATTATTGCGTGAGACCCTAAGAGCTCTGGTGTACCTTCACAGCCATGGGCATATCCACAGAGATGTGAAG GCTGGGAACATACTGCTTGATTCTAATGGTGCCGTTAAATTAGGTGACTATGGAGTCTCTGCATGCATGTATGATACAGGTGATCGTCAGCGTACTCGGAATACTTTTGTTGGAACGCCGTGCTG GATGGCACCCGAAGTCATGCAGCAATTACATGGTTATGATTTCAA AGCAGACATCTGGTCATTTGGAATCACAGCACTTGAACTTGCTCATGGTCATGCACCTTTCTCCAAGTACCCACCTATGAAG GTTCTACTGATGACGCTACAAAATGCACCTCCAGGTCTGGACTACGAACGAGACAAGAGGTTCTCTAAG TCTTTCAAAGAGATGGTTGCAGCTTGTTTGGTGAAGGATCCCAAAAAACGCCCCACCTCAGAAAAGCTTTTGAGGCATCCCTTCTTTAAACATGCACGCTCAATTGACTATTTGGAGCGCGGCATCCTTGCCGGCATGCCGCCTCTAGGAGAACGTTTTAGGATCCTTAAG GCAAAAGAAGCAGATATGCTTGTACAAAATAAGGCATTGTATGAGGACAAGGAACACCTGTCGCAG CAAGAGTACATTCGGGGAATCAGTGCCTGGAATTTCAACTTGGATGATTTGAAGAACCAAGCTGCCCTT ATTCCAGATGATTGTATCTCAAATTCTGAAGATGCAAGTATTAGTGGGAAGCATGCTGATGCTCAGGAAAGTTTGTTCTCTGAGAAGGATAATGATTCCAAAGCTGCATCTCACTTCGAG GATGAGCTCAATGATTTACCTAATATGGAGGATTCTCTTGCTGCATTTCCAATGAAACCTCTTCAGGCTCTAAA GGGTTGTTTTGATGTTTGTGAAGACGATATTGCTGCTGGTAGTCCAACTTCAAGAGATTCCGTGCCTTCAGATTCTGAACAGCAAAATCAGCAACAGTCATCTATAAGTGCTGTGGATCGAGAAGCAGGAGCAAATGATGGTGTGGATTCATCTCATTCTTCTATTGCAGGGCGTAGAAAATTTTCCAGCGGCTCACTACTACAGGAATATGTGCTTTCCCCCAAAAAACTTATTGGTAATGGGGATAG GGAACATCTGCAACCAAGATATCAAGTAGAACGGAATTATAGTGGTCCACTGCAGCATCGTCACAAGAAAGATTTTTGTATTCCTAATGCTG GGGACGATGCATCAGAAGGTGCTGTTGTAGAACGTAGAGGACGTTTCAAAGTCACATCAGCAGATGTGAGTCCCAAG GGTTCGATGAACTTGTTAAGCCCGGTTTCTTGTGGTTCAACTAGCCCAACAATGCCTAGCCATTCAAGTGCTTTAGTTCTTCCATCGTTGCAATTCATCCTGCATCAGAACACTGCACAAAGA GATGAGATACTTAAATTGATGAAGATGTTGGAGCAACCATCTG GTAATGGCGCAGAGCTAACAGAAGCTGGAACACTTTCTCCG ATAAACCCGACAGTTAAGGAGCGAGAGTTGCAATCTCAGATTATTCAGTTGCAACAAAG CATTGGAAGTGTAGTTGAGGAACTCCAGAGAGTAAAGGCCAAGAATTCTCAG TTGGAAAGAAAATTAAATGCAGTACTCAAGCAAGACGACAAGATACGATAA
- the LOC131008752 gene encoding uncharacterized protein LOC131008752: protein MCDRSASPPSSSSSSSSSVAAASRCRSRHFTEEDGDAAACTGRSCQSCTAGVIADCVAVCCCPCAVVNLLTLAFVKLPWAVARRCLGRRRERRRRLAEERRKRGGDGEGAAEIVVNIGEELLNDEFGAELKLGEDVWLELYELGHLGGFGRVSFTGIPFQDKGD, encoded by the coding sequence ATGTGCGATCGCAGCGCCTCCCCACCCTCCTCCTCTTCGTCCTCCTCGTCGAGCGTCGCCGCCGCGAGCCGCTGCCGGAGCCGGCATTTCACTGAGGAAGACGGCGACGCGGCGGCGTGCACGGGGAGGTCGTGCCAGTCGTGCACGGCCGGCGTGATCGCGGACTGCGTGGCCGTGTGCTGCTGCCCGTGCGCGGTGGTGAACCTCCTGACGCTGGCGTTCGTGAAGCTGCCGTGGGCGGTGGCGCGGAGGTGCCTCGGGCGGCGGCGCGAGAGGAGGCGGCGGCTGGCGGAGGAGCGGCGGAAGCGCGGCGGGGATGGGGAGGGGGCGGCGGAGATCGTGGTGAATATCGGCGAGGAGTTGTTAAATGACGAATTTGGGGCTGAGTTGAAATTAGGGGAAGACGTGTGGTTGGAGTTGTATGAGTTGGGGCATTTGGGTGGTTTTGGTAGGGTTTCCTTTACGGGGATTCCTTTCCAAGACAAGGGCGATTAG
- the LOC131008674 gene encoding serine/threonine-protein kinase BLUS1-like isoform X1, translating into MSQEPAKKFPLDAKDYELYEEVGEGVSATVYRALCIPLNEVVAIKVLDLEKCNNDLDGIRREVQTMILIDHPNLLRAHCSFTAGHNLWVVMPYMAGGSCLHIMKSSYPEGFEEPVIATLLRETLRALVYLHSHGHIHRDVKAGNILLDSNGAVKLGDYGVSACMYDTGDRQRTRNTFVGTPCWMAPEVMQQLHGYDFKADIWSFGITALELAHGHAPFSKYPPMKVLLMTLQNAPPGLDYERDKRFSKSFKEMVAACLVKDPKKRPTSEKLLRHPFFKHARSIDYLERGILAGMPPLGERFRILKAKEADMLVQNKALYEDKEHLSQQEYIRGISAWNFNLDDLKNQAALIPDDCISNSEDASISGKHADAQESLFSEKDNDSKAASHFEDELNDLPNMEDSLAAFPMKPLQALKGCFDVCEDDIAAGSPTSRDSVPSDSEQQNQQQSSISAVDREAGANDGVDSSHSSIAGRRKFSSGSLLQEYVLSPKKLIGNGDREHLQPRYQVERNYSGPLQHRHKKDFCIPNAGDDASEGAVVERRGRFKVTSADVSPKGSMNLLSPVSCGSTSPTMPSHSSALVLPSLQFILHQNTAQRDEILKLMKMLEQPSGNGAELTEAGTLSPINPTVKERELQSQIIQLQQSIGSVVEELQRVKAKNSQYSSKTTRYDNIEFPGEKRKETRTAHNDL; encoded by the exons ATGTCACAAGAACCAGCTAAAAAGTTTCCTCTTGATGCTAAAGATTATGAGTTATATGAGGAAGTTGGAGAGGGTGTCAGTGCTACTGTATATAGAGCTCTTTGTATTCCACTTAATGAGGTTGTTGCAATAAAGGTTCTTGATCTTGAGAAGTGCAACAATGACTTG GATGGCATTCGGCGAGAGGTTCAAACCATGATTCTGATTGACCATCCAAATCTCTTGCGGGCTCACTGCTCATTCACCGCTGGTCATAATCTATGGGTTGTAATGCCTTACATGGCAGGTGGATCTTGCCTACACATTATGAAATCATCTTATCCGGAAGGCTTTGAGGAACCTGTTATTGCTACATTATTGCGTGAGACCCTAAGAGCTCTGGTGTACCTTCACAGCCATGGGCATATCCACAGAGATGTGAAG GCTGGGAACATACTGCTTGATTCTAATGGTGCCGTTAAATTAGGTGACTATGGAGTCTCTGCATGCATGTATGATACAGGTGATCGTCAGCGTACTCGGAATACTTTTGTTGGAACGCCGTGCTG GATGGCACCCGAAGTCATGCAGCAATTACATGGTTATGATTTCAA AGCAGACATCTGGTCATTTGGAATCACAGCACTTGAACTTGCTCATGGTCATGCACCTTTCTCCAAGTACCCACCTATGAAG GTTCTACTGATGACGCTACAAAATGCACCTCCAGGTCTGGACTACGAACGAGACAAGAGGTTCTCTAAG TCTTTCAAAGAGATGGTTGCAGCTTGTTTGGTGAAGGATCCCAAAAAACGCCCCACCTCAGAAAAGCTTTTGAGGCATCCCTTCTTTAAACATGCACGCTCAATTGACTATTTGGAGCGCGGCATCCTTGCCGGCATGCCGCCTCTAGGAGAACGTTTTAGGATCCTTAAG GCAAAAGAAGCAGATATGCTTGTACAAAATAAGGCATTGTATGAGGACAAGGAACACCTGTCGCAG CAAGAGTACATTCGGGGAATCAGTGCCTGGAATTTCAACTTGGATGATTTGAAGAACCAAGCTGCCCTT ATTCCAGATGATTGTATCTCAAATTCTGAAGATGCAAGTATTAGTGGGAAGCATGCTGATGCTCAGGAAAGTTTGTTCTCTGAGAAGGATAATGATTCCAAAGCTGCATCTCACTTCGAG GATGAGCTCAATGATTTACCTAATATGGAGGATTCTCTTGCTGCATTTCCAATGAAACCTCTTCAGGCTCTAAA GGGTTGTTTTGATGTTTGTGAAGACGATATTGCTGCTGGTAGTCCAACTTCAAGAGATTCCGTGCCTTCAGATTCTGAACAGCAAAATCAGCAACAGTCATCTATAAGTGCTGTGGATCGAGAAGCAGGAGCAAATGATGGTGTGGATTCATCTCATTCTTCTATTGCAGGGCGTAGAAAATTTTCCAGCGGCTCACTACTACAGGAATATGTGCTTTCCCCCAAAAAACTTATTGGTAATGGGGATAG GGAACATCTGCAACCAAGATATCAAGTAGAACGGAATTATAGTGGTCCACTGCAGCATCGTCACAAGAAAGATTTTTGTATTCCTAATGCTG GGGACGATGCATCAGAAGGTGCTGTTGTAGAACGTAGAGGACGTTTCAAAGTCACATCAGCAGATGTGAGTCCCAAG GGTTCGATGAACTTGTTAAGCCCGGTTTCTTGTGGTTCAACTAGCCCAACAATGCCTAGCCATTCAAGTGCTTTAGTTCTTCCATCGTTGCAATTCATCCTGCATCAGAACACTGCACAAAGA GATGAGATACTTAAATTGATGAAGATGTTGGAGCAACCATCTG GTAATGGCGCAGAGCTAACAGAAGCTGGAACACTTTCTCCG ATAAACCCGACAGTTAAGGAGCGAGAGTTGCAATCTCAGATTATTCAGTTGCAACAAAG CATTGGAAGTGTAGTTGAGGAACTCCAGAGAGTAAAGGCCAAGAATTCTCAG TACTCAAGCAAGACGACAAGATACGATAATATCGAGTTTCCAGGAGAAAAGCGCAAGGAAACGAGGACGGCACACAACGATTTATGA
- the LOC131008738 gene encoding uncharacterized protein LOC131008738, whose amino-acid sequence MFAYVICPSFNSYSSDRLAEIAIRVAGDNPRDAAGIDDTGGDDDFEFALLLREDKEVSASEFLYDGPVFPVFNRDLIESGSESNNLIPLSKLFAEEDDEERDCPPSCSSSEADELENVPAGTYCVWRPRTVPPPLPSQCEKSKSTGSASRRWKIRDLLRRSKSDGKESFVFLTPKHREENLEKLTIRAPAKVHGKGSHSAAPPPPSAHEAFYVQNRAMKEGNKRKSYLPYRRDLVGFFANVSGVRTSFSHF is encoded by the coding sequence ATGTTTGCATATGTGATATGCCCTAGCTTCAACAGCTATTCATCAGATCGATTAGCGGAGATCGCAATCAGAGTCGCCGGCGACAACCCGCGCGACGCCGCTGGAATCGATGATACCGGCGGCGACGACGATTTTGAGTTCGCGTTGCTGCTACGCGAAGATAAGGAGGTCTCGGCCTCGGAATTCCTCTACGACGGCCCGGTTTTCCCCGTATTTAACCGCGATTTGATTGAAAGCGGCTCGGAATCGAACAATCTGATTCCGTTGAGTAAACTTTTCGCCGAAGAGGACGACGAGGAGCGCGACTGTCCGCCTTCGTGTTCCTCGTCGGAGGCCGACGAACTGGAGAACGTTCCGGCAGGCACGTACTGCGTATGGCGGCCGAGGAcggtgccgccgccgctgccgagcCAGTGCGAGAAAAGCAAATCGACTGGATCGGCTTCGAGGCGGTGGAAGATCCGCGATCTGTTGCGGCGGAGCAAGAGCGACGGGAAGGAGAGTTTTGTGTTTCTGACGCCGAAGCACCGCGAAGAGAATTTGGAGAAATTAACAATCCGAGCTCCGGCGAAAGTGCACGGTAAAGGATCTCATTCCGCTGCGCCGCCTCCGCCGTCAGCTCATGAGGCTTTTTACGTGCAGAACAGAGCGATGAAGGAAGGGAATAAGAGGAAATCGTATCTACCGTACAGGAGAGACCTCGTCGGGTTTTTCGCTAACGTAAGCGGTGTGCGCACGAGTTTCTCGCACTTCTAG